A window of Aquipuribacter sp. SD81 genomic DNA:
GACCGGCACGACGGTCGTGCTGCCGCCGCCCGGCACCGTCGGCTCCGTGGTCGTCGGCGGCGGCGGCCCCGGCACGCGGGAGACCGACGCGCTGGCGCCGGGCACGCTCGTGAGCACCGTGGACGCCGTCGTGCTGTCCGGCGGCAGCGCGTTCGGGCTCGCCGCCGCCGACGGGGTCCTCGCGTGGTGCGAGGCGGACGGCCGCGGCTTCGACGTGCTCACACCGGTCGGGTCGGCCCGGGTGCCCGTCGTGCCCGCCGCGATCCTGTTCGACCTCGGGCGCGGCGGCGACCCGCGCTGCCGGCCCGACGCCCGCTTCGGCTGGGCCGCGGCGGACGCGGCCGGCGCGCTGCCCGACCACGCCGGTGGGCCGCCGCCCGGAAGTCGGAGGCCAA
This region includes:
- a CDS encoding P1 family peptidase produces the protein MRGAAGFLPGPAGVRVGHADARGDGWLTGTTVVLPPPGTVGSVVVGGGGPGTRETDALAPGTLVSTVDAVVLSGGSAFGLAAADGVLAWCEADGRGFDVLTPVGSARVPVVPAAILFDLGRGGDPRCRPDARFGWAAADAAGALPDHAGGPPPGSRRP